From Lutra lutra chromosome 14, mLutLut1.2, whole genome shotgun sequence, a single genomic window includes:
- the C14H10orf105 gene encoding uncharacterized protein C10orf105 homolog, with amino-acid sequence MSTQVPSPLAFLTAPVTPGSSTEAADSLPMLIALACIFLLLASCLLFMTLCKPAALDPTQRRARECMPHHPGSPSEPQLRLWKRLGSLRRSLHSFRRGRPAPRRPLPGCDDSRDCDCTESTKM; translated from the coding sequence ATGAGCACACAGGTTCCCAGCCCCCTGGCCTTCCTCACAGCTCCTGTCACTCCGGGCAGCAGCACAGAGGCAGCAGactccctccccatgctcatcGCCCTCGCCTGCATCTTCCTCCTGCTGGCCAGCTGTTTGCTGTTCATGACCCTCTGCAAACCGGCAGCGCTGGACCCGACGCAGCGCCGGGCTCGGGAGTGCATGCCCCACCACCCTGGGAGTCCCAGCGAGCCCCAGCTCCGGCTCTGGAAGCGCCTGGGCTCTCTGCGCCGCTCCCTGCACAGCTTCCGAAGGGGCAGGCCCGCTCCCCGACGCCCCCTGCCGGGTTGCGATGACAGCCGGGACTGTGACTGCACGGAATCCACCAAAATGTGA